Proteins encoded by one window of Modestobacter marinus:
- a CDS encoding S8 family peptidase, which yields MLTPAREFGEARFQDDQVVVALPHLRLVLAELAAELGGGDPAAEVERSEDLGLARVTLHRAPLEAWATGRATAQQADDGAWLSQLLEQLYTEFRARYGGWTPTMGKNRAVDEVGGNHTIGVGDEGPPTAVTDRQLAPREGDPGTEVRVAVGDTRLHPHLWLEGSYHAPPAALWTGGSAAVPYQTGHAGFVVGTILQAAPGAHVEVRRLLDDDGLADSWDVAKALVRFERLGVHVLNLSLGCFTGDDKPPLVLQAALERLDPDLVVIAAAGNHAAQMRDRRRPLWPAALPRVVAVGAIDGAGGVPPWSPEPSGWPWVDVLATGEDVVSTYVTGPVELPDGPEDFHGLASWSGTSFAAARLTGEVAAATVPGRIDAATALRGLLECHRGDDGVPRIT from the coding sequence ATGCTGACGCCCGCGCGCGAGTTCGGTGAGGCCCGGTTCCAGGACGACCAGGTCGTGGTGGCGCTGCCCCACCTCCGGCTCGTGCTGGCGGAGCTGGCGGCGGAGCTGGGGGGCGGCGACCCGGCCGCCGAGGTGGAGCGCAGCGAGGACCTGGGGCTGGCCCGGGTGACGCTGCACCGGGCTCCGTTGGAGGCCTGGGCCACCGGGCGGGCGACGGCCCAGCAGGCCGACGACGGGGCGTGGCTGTCCCAGCTCCTCGAGCAGCTGTACACGGAGTTCCGGGCCCGCTACGGCGGGTGGACCCCCACGATGGGCAAGAACCGCGCCGTCGACGAGGTGGGCGGCAACCACACGATCGGCGTCGGGGACGAGGGCCCGCCGACCGCGGTGACGGACCGGCAGCTGGCCCCCCGGGAGGGCGACCCCGGTACCGAGGTCCGTGTCGCGGTCGGCGACACGCGCCTGCACCCGCACCTGTGGCTGGAAGGCTCGTACCACGCGCCGCCGGCCGCCCTCTGGACCGGCGGCTCGGCTGCCGTGCCTTACCAGACCGGCCACGCCGGCTTCGTGGTCGGCACGATCCTGCAGGCGGCGCCGGGAGCGCACGTCGAGGTGCGGCGTCTGCTCGACGACGACGGTCTGGCCGACAGTTGGGACGTGGCGAAGGCACTGGTCCGCTTCGAGCGGCTCGGGGTGCACGTGCTCAACCTGTCGCTCGGCTGCTTCACCGGGGACGACAAGCCGCCGCTGGTGCTGCAGGCCGCCCTCGAGCGGCTCGACCCCGACCTGGTGGTCATCGCTGCCGCCGGCAACCACGCCGCACAGATGAGGGACCGGCGTCGTCCGCTCTGGCCGGCCGCGCTGCCCCGGGTCGTCGCCGTGGGGGCGATCGACGGAGCAGGTGGGGTCCCACCGTGGAGCCCGGAACCCTCCGGGTGGCCGTGGGTCGATGTGCTCGCGACCGGGGAGGACGTCGTCAGCACCTACGTCACCGGCCCGGTCGAGCTCCCCGACGGGCCGGAGGACTTCCACGGCCTGGCGTCCTGGAGCGGCACCTCGTTCGCCGCGGCCAGGCTCACCGGTGAGGTCGCCGCCGCGACGGTGCCCGGCCGCATCGACGCGGCCACCGCGCTGCGGGGGCTGCTGGAGTGCCACCGCGGCGACGACGGGGTACCACGGATCACCTGA